From Mesorhizobium sp., the proteins below share one genomic window:
- the dsbD gene encoding protein-disulfide reductase DsbD has translation MRRFLTFLALFAAFAGFARAEPLPVDEAFELSVTRSDEGALRFQWAIADGYYLYRDHIGVRASDGGTAVSIETPAGVRKDDPGFGIMEVYYGSASATVAEPGEAPLELTYQGCQVDGICYRPETRIIDPLSLEVTNPSPTTAMPASIWVDAGQPSASMAITAAAPPTFELAADEGLVASLLADGGSVWVIAGFLLFGLLLAFTPCVFPMYPILAGVLSRQGDRLTPRRGFTLSAIYVLSLSLAFGLIGAAAGWSGQNLQMALQSPYTVGAVALVFVALALSMFGLFELQLPSAWTSWIAGRTGDMGGSKRSVAMLGFSSVLIVGPCVTAPLAGALLYIAQTGNVALGATALFALGIGKGIPLMVLGTLGGRALPRAGAWMNAVKQVFGFGFLSTAIWMATPLLPAGVDLALWAALLIALGAFAFNGPKTGRTGSVATRAIGLVASIYGIILLVGAASGSTDPLKPLAVLAGRSGPDAARELAFADVSSIPGLQTELAAAEGDKPTLVYFTADWCVACVTIERSVLKDEGVRRSLGDFNLLKADLSNLDQVNGELMTQLRVAGPPTMLFFDKAGRETPGTRLVGNVTADRLTQSANIAGGL, from the coding sequence ACCACTTCCTGTCGACGAGGCATTCGAACTGAGTGTCACTCGGAGTGACGAAGGCGCGCTCCGCTTTCAATGGGCAATCGCCGACGGCTATTACCTCTATCGCGACCATATCGGCGTGAGGGCCAGCGACGGCGGGACCGCTGTTTCGATCGAGACGCCGGCCGGCGTTCGCAAGGACGATCCCGGTTTCGGGATCATGGAAGTCTATTACGGCAGCGCCAGCGCCACCGTCGCCGAGCCCGGCGAAGCGCCGCTCGAGCTGACCTACCAAGGCTGCCAGGTAGACGGCATCTGCTATCGTCCAGAGACGCGGATCATCGATCCGCTGTCGCTTGAGGTGACCAATCCTTCACCCACTACAGCGATGCCCGCCTCGATATGGGTCGACGCAGGCCAGCCGTCGGCGTCCATGGCCATTACCGCCGCAGCGCCCCCTACATTCGAACTTGCGGCAGACGAAGGACTGGTCGCCTCGCTCCTGGCGGACGGCGGTTCGGTATGGGTCATCGCCGGCTTCCTCCTATTCGGCCTGTTGCTCGCCTTCACGCCCTGCGTCTTTCCGATGTATCCGATCCTCGCCGGCGTGCTGTCTCGCCAGGGCGATAGGCTGACGCCGCGACGCGGCTTCACGCTCTCCGCGATCTATGTCCTCTCGCTCTCGCTCGCATTCGGATTGATCGGGGCTGCCGCGGGTTGGTCGGGCCAGAACCTGCAGATGGCGTTGCAGTCCCCCTACACTGTCGGCGCGGTCGCGCTGGTCTTCGTGGCGCTTGCCCTCTCGATGTTCGGCTTGTTCGAATTGCAGCTGCCGTCCGCCTGGACGAGCTGGATCGCAGGCAGGACGGGCGACATGGGCGGATCAAAACGCTCCGTCGCAATGCTCGGCTTCTCCTCCGTGCTGATCGTCGGCCCTTGCGTCACCGCGCCTCTGGCCGGAGCGCTGCTCTATATTGCGCAAACAGGGAATGTGGCGCTTGGCGCGACGGCGTTGTTTGCGCTCGGGATCGGGAAGGGCATTCCGCTCATGGTGCTCGGCACGCTTGGCGGAAGGGCGCTGCCTCGCGCCGGCGCTTGGATGAATGCCGTCAAGCAGGTTTTCGGCTTCGGCTTTCTTTCGACTGCGATCTGGATGGCGACACCGCTTCTCCCGGCGGGCGTGGACCTTGCCCTTTGGGCGGCCTTGCTGATCGCGCTTGGGGCATTCGCCTTCAACGGCCCGAAGACGGGCCGGACTGGTTCCGTCGCCACAAGGGCCATCGGCCTCGTGGCATCGATCTACGGCATTATCCTGCTGGTCGGGGCGGCTTCCGGCTCGACCGACCCGCTGAAGCCGCTGGCAGTGCTGGCCGGCCGATCCGGACCGGACGCCGCGCGGGAACTCGCCTTCGCCGATGTCTCTTCGATCCCAGGTCTTCAGACGGAACTCGCCGCGGCAGAGGGCGATAAGCCTACCTTGGTCTACTTCACCGCCGACTGGTGTGTCGCCTGCGTCACGATCGAACGCTCGGTGCTCAAGGATGAAGGCGTGCGACGCAGCCTCGGCGACTTCAACCTACTCAAAGCTGACCTTTCAAACCTTGATCAGGTCAATGGCGAGCTGATGACGCAGTTGCGGGTCGCCGGGCCGCCGACAATGCTCTTCTTCGACAAGGCCGGACGCGAGACCCCGGGAACCCGTCTCGTCGGCAATGTAACGGCCGACAGGCTGACGCAATCCGCCAATATCGCGGGAGGCCTCTGA